One region of Rana temporaria chromosome 9, aRanTem1.1, whole genome shotgun sequence genomic DNA includes:
- the LOC120913120 gene encoding uncharacterized protein LOC120913120, with product MDGFPAVFYSEPAVLGLLANAVSAFLVCMQNFSLFNTSVAIGGVENILAGVHLILIGGITQLIAGFLSFRKYDHLGGTAFIAFSALWSSYGATRIIVGTESNTQNSSVVPTFPPIPVQESAVAGLVSYIIIAFILAFCSATVNYIMPFVFGALTLTLIFEAVGLFGRWALVVSGVLELIIVLFGLYGAAALLLKGITQRYVLPGFGNALFNVLLLGSANRKTSKTAGEEKKKNTKYAEPMALGNLCDTVCPFIMAFYCFGYMKTFYVGAIWISINVLSQLLSSYYSYLRDDVYNATKFAFHSIFWLVKSWEEFTATVVLTSTKVSESRQLMVGDWFFLASACVFCFLSLNKDTLEVAHNVAFALITVSTIQQIPSQAYYIFFGVTCSLFTVVSLYTTFASLVNSIAEKVLIPIGNIVISSATLQKVLLWGRRCLTKPGQELAVKENISSLSSDPLFYICNGLAALAAIQSSLNYSIQAHLSIPWVLIPGAIIQLYICRIDVQGGRRFGSVLPFCYSAVWATWVWLRFAGPLLGIASNNDAGFTVGAISFLVVNLFMIAFAAHANTVLLLVSVMMEAVIVSFLLYTLEKLPLQYEITVLAIFSIICIYGFLASLANCLFNKELIPMGPAAFKKEPEKKEEASSSCLLPNSHRTSGLRTIANILEDGGVCGIPTDTVYALAASCKHPEAISRIYSIKERPSEKPICICISNLDQLRVINPPFSPLLWRFMDMVYPGGISCIVKKGEWLKRLGVGPAYEYVGTPDSIMIRVPDHSVTAHLADMTGPLAITSANPSGESDSTHHDHVISRLSEKLDAVLCDGNSNELVGSTVVICTKIDEGSITILREGCVPAAKIMQIFETAKNMEHSAL from the exons ATGGACGGGTTTCCTGCTGTGTTCTACAGCGAGCCGGCGGTGCTGGGACTACTTGCCAATGCTGTCAGTGCTTTCCTCGTTTGTATGCAAAACTTTTCTCTCTTCAACACCTCAGTTGCCATTGGCGGAGTGGAAAATATCCTTGCAG GTGTCCATCTGATATTGATTGGCGGTATCACCCAGCTCATTGCCGGATTCCTGTCTTTCAGAAAGTATGACCATCTAGGTGGCACAGCCTTCATAGCCTTCTCTGCATTGTGGAGCAGCTATGGTGCTACTCGTATCATTGTTGGTACAGAATCAAACACCCAGAACAGTTCCGTAGTGCCAacctttcccccgatcccagtgCAAGAGAGTGCAGTGGCTGGGCTCGTCTCGTACATCATAATTGCATTTATTCTGGCTTTCTGCTCAGCAACAGTCAACTACATCATGCCTTTTGTGTTTGGGGCGCTCACGCTAACGCTCATTTTCGAGGCGGTGGGCTTGTTCGGCCGGTGGGCCTTGGTGGTCTCTGGTGTGCTTGAACTTATCATAGTGTTGTTCGGACTTTATGGAGCTGCCGCCCTACTGCTCAAAGGCATCACCCAGAGATATGTGCTTCCGGGCTTCGGCAATGCCCTCTTTAACGTCCTACTTCTTGGATCTGCCAACCGGAAAACTTCTAAGACTGcaggagaagagaaaaagaaaaatacaaagtaTGCGGAGCCAATGGCCCTGGGCAACCTCTGCGACACCGTCTGTCCTTTCATCATGGCGTTCTACTGCTTCGGTTATATGAAGACTTTTTACGTAGGTGCCATCTGGATCAGCATCAATGTCCTGTCTCAGCTGCTTTCCAGTTACTACAGTTATCTGAGGGACGACGTCTACAATGCCACAAAGTTTGCCTTCCACTCTATCTTCTGGCTGGTCAAGTCGTGGGAAGAGTTTACCGCCACGGTTGTCCTCACCTCTACAAAGGTCTCAGAGAGCAGACAGCTCATGGTTGGTGACTGGTTCTTCCTGGCCTCAGCTTGCGTGTTCTGCTTTTTATCCCTAAATAAGGACACCCTTGAAGTTGCGCATAATGTTGCATTCGCTCTCATAACTGTGTCCACCATCCAGCAAATCCCGAGCCAAGCTTACTATATATTCTTCGGAGTGACTTGCAGTTTGTTTACCGTGGTCTCCCTTTACACAACCTTTGCCAGCCTTGTGAATTCCATCGCGGAAAAAGTTCTGATACCCATTGGAAACATAGTGATATCAAGTGCCACGCTCCAAAAAGTGCTGCTATGGGGCAGGCGGTGTCTAACGAAGCCGGGACAGGAGCTAGCGGTCAAGGAAAATATCAGCTCTCTCTCTTCGGACCCTCTCTTCTACATATGTAATGGTTTAGCCGCCCTCGCTGCTATCCAGAGTTCTTTAAACTACTCAATCCAAGCGCATTTATCAATTCCCTGGGTCCTTATACCTGGTGCTATTATACAACTATACATTTGCAGAATCGACGTCCAAGGGGGTCGAAGATTTGGCTCCGTTCTTCCATTTTGTTATTCTGCTGTCTGGGCAACCTGGGTGTGGCTACGGTTTGCAG GTCCTCTGCTAGGAATTGCTTCAAACAATGATGCTGGGTTCACAGTAGGAGCGATTTCTTTTCTGGTAGTCAACCTCTTCATGATTGCCTTTG ccGCTCATGCCAACACTGTCCTACTACTTGTCAGTGTGATGATGGAGGCCGTGATAGTGAGTTTTCTGCTCTACACGTTGGAGAAGCTTCCTCTTCAGTATGAAA TAACCGTGCTCGCCATATTTAGCATCATCTGCATTTATGGCTTTTTGGCTTCTCTGGCAAACTGCTTGTTCAACAAAGAGCTCATTCCAATGGGACCTGCGGCATTCAAG AAAGAACCAGAGAAGAAGGAGGAAGCTTCCAGTTCATGCCTCCTGCCAAATTCTCATCGTACAAGTGGTTTGAGAACAATAGCGAATATATTAGAGGATGGAGGAGTGTGTGGGATTCCAACAGACACGGTCTATGCGCTGGCGGCCTCTTGCAAACACCCGGAAGCCATCAGTAGGATTTACTCGATCAAA GAAAGACCTTCAGAAAAACCTATTTGCATCTGCATTTCCAACCTGGATCAGCTGAGGGTCATCAATCCCCCTTTCAGCCCACTTCTATGGAGGTTCATGGACATGGTATACCCCGGAGGGATAAGCTGCATTGTAAAGAAAGGCGAATGGCTCAAAAGATTAG GTGTGGGACCCGCGTATGAATATGTTGGGACACCGGACTCCATCATGATTAGAGTTCCTGACCATTCCGTCACAGCCCATCTTGCCGATATGACGGGACCGTTGGCGATCACCTCTGCCAACCCCAGTGGAGAAAGCGACAGCACTCATCATGATCATGTCATATC acgtTTAAGTGAAAAACTTGATGCAGTTCTGTGTGATGGTAATTCTAATGAGCTTGTGGGATCAACTGTAGTCATCTGTACCAAAATAGATGAAG GATCAATCACCATATTACGGGAAGGCTGTGTGCCAGCTGCTAAAATAATGCAGATCTTCGAAACTGCTAAGAACATGGAACACAGTGCGTTGTAG